The Candidatus Neomarinimicrobiota bacterium genome has a segment encoding these proteins:
- the atpA gene encoding F0F1 ATP synthase subunit alpha has product MAIKTGEIAAQLRELIEQFDITVDVSEVGEVLDVGDGIARVRGLENVMSGELVELPNDVYGMALNLEEDTVGLVLFGESRKVKEGDLAKRTGRVVEIGVGEEIVGRVINPLGQPLDGKGSIEPKERRPVERKALGVLSRQPVKRPLQTGLKAIDSMIPIGRGQRELIIGDRQTGKTALAVDTIINQKYTHETESPVYCIYVAIGQKASTVARVVAALEANGALSYTTVISASASDPSPIQFIAPYAGCTLGEYFRDNGMHALVIYDDLSKHAVAYRQVSLLLRRPPGREAYPGDIFYLHSRLLERASMLNDELGGGSLTALPIIETKEGDVSSYIPTNVISITDGQIYLEPSLFYSGVRPAINVGISVSRVGGNAQIAAMKQVAGFLRLDLAQYRELEAFAKFGSDLDPVTQKRLTRGERLVEILKQDQYVPMPVEKQVVVIFAGTEGYLDDLTIDQTREFEGEFLTYLEAIHQDLLNAITEEKEISDETKGGLKKAIEDFLKGFGSPEDLSPNQKADTTV; this is encoded by the coding sequence ATGGCAATTAAGACGGGTGAGATTGCGGCCCAGTTGAGGGAACTCATAGAGCAGTTTGATATCACTGTTGATGTCTCGGAGGTGGGAGAGGTTCTGGATGTGGGGGACGGAATCGCCCGCGTCCGCGGTCTTGAAAATGTGATGTCCGGTGAACTGGTGGAGCTTCCCAACGACGTCTACGGGATGGCCCTCAATCTCGAAGAGGATACGGTTGGTCTGGTCCTTTTTGGGGAAAGTCGCAAGGTGAAAGAAGGGGATCTTGCAAAGAGGACAGGTCGAGTGGTGGAGATCGGTGTGGGAGAGGAGATCGTAGGCCGCGTCATCAATCCCCTGGGTCAGCCCCTTGACGGGAAGGGATCTATTGAGCCCAAGGAGCGTCGTCCCGTGGAACGGAAGGCTTTGGGGGTACTCTCACGGCAACCCGTGAAACGGCCCCTTCAAACGGGTCTCAAAGCGATAGACTCCATGATTCCCATCGGCCGAGGGCAGAGGGAGTTAATCATCGGAGACCGTCAAACAGGGAAAACTGCACTGGCAGTTGATACAATCATTAATCAGAAGTACACCCATGAGACGGAGTCACCGGTTTACTGCATCTACGTGGCCATCGGGCAGAAGGCATCCACTGTTGCTCGGGTTGTTGCTGCCCTTGAAGCTAACGGTGCTCTGAGCTACACAACGGTGATTTCGGCCAGTGCATCCGATCCGTCACCAATTCAGTTTATTGCGCCTTACGCCGGTTGTACTCTAGGGGAATATTTCCGGGACAATGGCATGCACGCGCTTGTCATATATGATGATTTGTCAAAGCATGCGGTGGCCTATCGGCAAGTCTCCCTTCTGTTGCGCCGACCCCCTGGGCGGGAGGCGTATCCTGGCGACATTTTTTATCTTCACAGTCGCCTCCTGGAGCGGGCTTCCATGCTGAACGATGAACTGGGGGGTGGATCATTAACGGCCCTGCCCATCATAGAGACAAAAGAGGGTGATGTGTCATCCTACATACCCACAAATGTTATTTCGATAACTGATGGCCAGATCTATCTGGAACCCAGCTTGTTTTACTCCGGCGTTCGTCCGGCCATCAACGTTGGCATTTCCGTTTCGCGGGTGGGCGGCAATGCCCAGATCGCTGCCATGAAGCAGGTGGCGGGATTCTTGAGGCTCGATCTGGCTCAATATCGTGAATTGGAAGCATTTGCAAAGTTTGGCTCTGATCTGGATCCGGTGACTCAGAAACGGCTGACGCGGGGAGAGCGCCTGGTGGAAATCTTGAAACAGGACCAGTATGTTCCCATGCCTGTGGAAAAACAGGTGGTGGTGATCTTCGCCGGGACGGAGGGGTACTTGGACGACTTGACCATTGACCAGACAAGGGAGTTTGAGGGTGAATTCCTGACCTACCTGGAGGCAATTCACCAAGATTTACTCAATGCAATAACGGAAGAAAAAGAGATCAGTGATGAGACAAAGGGTGGCCTGAAAAAGGCCATAGAGGATTTTCTGAAAGGCTTCGGTTCTCCGGAGGATCTTTCTCCTAACCAGAAAGCGGATACGACTGTTTAG
- the atpH gene encoding ATP synthase F1 subunit delta, whose amino-acid sequence MPSKKPRQFAAALYTLASKHGVEEEVRVSLKFVSSVYEGESFFRLFFFTTKVPPAEKVRILSSILGIQVHGIVLEFLGLLAERKEQEYLTSTASSFNTLYMDRMNVVFVTAFTAIPLDEDEYKQIYDRLEKSMEKEIRMKAKVDPQLLGGLKLRIGNTFLDGSVAKSLEKMGKSLLRGVTSPK is encoded by the coding sequence ATGCCAAGTAAAAAACCTCGACAATTTGCCGCTGCGCTTTACACGCTGGCGAGCAAGCACGGGGTTGAAGAAGAAGTCCGAGTTTCGCTGAAATTCGTTTCGTCAGTTTATGAGGGTGAATCGTTCTTTCGACTCTTTTTCTTCACGACGAAAGTGCCACCTGCAGAAAAGGTGAGAATCCTTTCATCGATCCTCGGAATTCAGGTCCACGGAATAGTTTTGGAGTTTCTCGGCTTGCTGGCGGAAAGGAAGGAACAGGAATACTTGACATCCACAGCTTCATCTTTCAACACCCTGTACATGGACCGCATGAATGTGGTCTTTGTTACAGCCTTCACGGCAATACCACTTGACGAAGACGAGTACAAACAGATATACGATAGACTCGAGAAATCCATGGAAAAGGAGATAAGGATGAAGGCCAAGGTTGATCCACAGTTGTTGGGAGGACTGAAGCTGAGAATCGGTAATACATTCCTGGACGGCTCGGTAGCCAAGAGCCTGGAAAAAATGGGGAAATCACTTCTCCGGGGGGTCACCTCCCCCAAATAG
- the atpF gene encoding F0F1 ATP synthase subunit B — protein MDNPLIRIEPGLFIWTVVTFLVLLGVMAKFVWKPLTDALDRREKRIRQSLKEADEVQQAVERISKEYEEMLRKARGEAQVIVAEGKARTEKIKERMLEKAKEESEHLRKEAEKRIQAEKENALSEIRQEVVNLSLHAASKIIGKNLTKEDNLSLINDSLDKVDRSDAK, from the coding sequence ATGGATAATCCCCTCATCCGAATAGAGCCCGGTCTATTCATCTGGACCGTTGTCACTTTTCTCGTGCTCCTGGGCGTTATGGCGAAGTTTGTTTGGAAGCCGCTAACGGATGCGCTCGATCGGCGTGAAAAGCGGATTCGCCAGTCTCTAAAGGAGGCAGACGAAGTCCAGCAGGCAGTGGAGAGAATATCAAAAGAGTATGAAGAAATGCTGAGGAAGGCGAGAGGGGAAGCTCAGGTTATCGTAGCTGAGGGGAAGGCCAGAACCGAAAAGATCAAGGAACGGATGCTTGAAAAAGCCAAGGAGGAGTCCGAACATCTTCGAAAGGAGGCAGAGAAAAGAATTCAGGCGGAGAAAGAAAATGCCCTTTCCGAGATCAGGCAAGAAGTCGTGAATCTTTCCCTGCACGCTGCTTCCAAAATCATCGGCAAGAACCTCACGAAAGAAGATAATCTCTCCTTGATCAATGACTCTTTGGACAAGGTAGACAGGTCTGATGCCAAGTAA
- a CDS encoding ATP synthase F0 subunit C, producing the protein MRRSPVVMIVLILLLGSTTPALAQEGGSTLHYFGAAIGLGLIVVGTGYGISRFTQAAAESIARQPEAAAQITAAVNLPLFLLEGVAILGEVFCLIIALMK; encoded by the coding sequence ATGAGACGGTCACCTGTTGTTATGATTGTCTTGATTCTATTGCTTGGTTCGACGACACCTGCTCTCGCTCAGGAAGGGGGATCCACGCTTCACTATTTCGGTGCGGCAATCGGACTCGGTCTAATCGTTGTGGGCACCGGTTACGGAATCAGTCGATTTACTCAGGCGGCAGCGGAGTCAATTGCACGGCAGCCTGAAGCGGCAGCACAAATAACCGCTGCCGTAAACCTTCCTCTGTTCCTCCTCGAAGGAGTGGCGATACTTGGCGAGGTATTCTGCCTGATTATCGCATTGATGAAATAG
- the atpB gene encoding F0F1 ATP synthase subunit A, which translates to MILDHVSNSDPILKLPTVFGINLSITKHVIMLWVAAVTVFTVFYLASRRYRKEKLPVPTGFMNGLETMVEYIRNQVIVPNVGRDHAAVWSPLILTFFFFILTSNALGLVPIFDLIPGGSTATGNFNVTAGLATVTFFGIIAAGTFAHGFRGYWKNLAPGGYPFLVYFILVPVEIMAMLVKPFALTMRLAANMTGGHIAILAIMSFIFIFADLFNPLAGIAVGAFVSVPLGAAISGLEIIIILIQAYVFTLLSAIFIGMAIHPHH; encoded by the coding sequence ATGATACTTGATCATGTGTCCAACAGTGATCCCATCCTGAAGCTGCCAACCGTCTTCGGGATCAACCTGTCCATTACAAAGCATGTGATCATGTTATGGGTGGCAGCGGTCACCGTGTTTACCGTTTTCTATCTTGCCAGCAGGCGTTACCGAAAGGAAAAGTTGCCGGTTCCCACGGGTTTCATGAACGGGCTCGAGACCATGGTAGAATACATAAGGAATCAGGTGATCGTTCCCAACGTGGGGAGGGATCATGCGGCCGTTTGGTCGCCACTTATTCTGACGTTTTTCTTCTTCATTCTCACGTCCAACGCATTGGGACTCGTACCGATCTTTGATCTCATTCCGGGGGGGTCCACCGCAACGGGTAACTTCAACGTCACGGCCGGTTTGGCCACTGTTACTTTTTTTGGAATTATTGCCGCCGGAACCTTTGCCCATGGATTTAGAGGCTACTGGAAAAACCTGGCTCCAGGGGGATATCCGTTTCTCGTCTATTTTATTCTGGTCCCAGTCGAGATTATGGCCATGCTAGTAAAACCGTTTGCCCTGACCATGCGGCTGGCAGCGAATATGACAGGTGGACACATTGCCATTCTGGCAATTATGTCATTTATTTTTATTTTCGCTGACTTATTCAACCCCCTGGCCGGAATTGCCGTGGGAGCCTTTGTCTCTGTACCTTTAGGTGCTGCAATTTCAGGTTTGGAGATCATCATCATTTTGATACAGGCATATGTATTCACGCTTCTGTCTGCAATTTTTATCGGTATGGCCATTCACCCACATCATTGA
- a CDS encoding AtpZ/AtpI family protein, with amino-acid sequence MEVTPDRDNEAFLSKVLEIFSKTLRQSGPHITASYTLVGSILLMGALGWILDNWLDTSPWLFLGGILLGLAVGFYEIAKVVFKQ; translated from the coding sequence ATGGAAGTGACCCCCGACAGGGACAATGAAGCTTTTCTGAGTAAAGTTCTCGAAATATTTTCGAAGACTCTTCGCCAATCGGGTCCTCACATCACCGCCTCTTACACGTTGGTGGGATCCATTCTGCTCATGGGTGCGCTGGGTTGGATCCTTGACAACTGGTTGGACACCTCTCCCTGGCTCTTCCTGGGAGGTATTCTCCTGGGCCTTGCGGTGGGTTTTTATGAGATAGCAAAGGTGGTTTTCAAGCAGTGA
- a CDS encoding polymer-forming cytoskeletal protein: METMIGEDAVIRGDVVLNGGAIISGKVYGNVTATGPVRATKTAYIKGDITAQDAYIGGVVEGNLNTSGKVILRSQSSVRGDIVYRELVIEEGAHFEGRCDIASQHEGSEVAGNFPTEWK, from the coding sequence GTGGAAACAATGATCGGTGAGGATGCCGTGATCCGAGGCGACGTGGTTCTGAATGGAGGCGCCATCATTTCTGGGAAGGTTTATGGGAACGTAACGGCAACCGGTCCCGTGCGAGCTACGAAAACCGCATACATCAAGGGTGACATTACGGCCCAAGACGCATACATTGGAGGAGTGGTTGAGGGGAATCTCAACACTTCCGGAAAAGTGATTCTCCGAAGTCAATCGTCCGTCAGGGGAGACATTGTTTACCGCGAGTTGGTGATCGAGGAAGGAGCCCATTTTGAGGGGAGATGCGACATCGCGTCCCAACATGAGGGTTCTGAAGTCGCAGGAAATTTTCCCACGGAATGGAAGTGA